The following coding sequences are from one Vicugna pacos chromosome 19, VicPac4, whole genome shotgun sequence window:
- the ASXL1 gene encoding polycomb group protein ASXL1 isoform X2 yields the protein MKDKQKRKKERTWAEAARLVLENYSDAPMTPKQILQVIEAEGLKEMSGTSPLACLNAMLHSNSRGAEGLFYKLPGRISLFTLKKDALQWSRNPAAVEGEEPEDTADVESCGSNEASTVSGENDVSLDETSSNASCSTESQSRPLSNPRDSYRASSQANKQKKKTGVMLPRVVLTPLKVNGAHVESASGFSGRHADGESGSPSSSSSSGSLALGSTAIRGQAEVARDPAPLLRGFRKPATGPMKRNRGEEIDFETPGSILVNTNLRALINSRTFHALPSHFQQQLLCLLPEVDRQAGTDGLLRLSSSALNNEFFTHAAQSWRERLADGEFTHEMQVRIRQEMEKEKKVEQWKEKFFEDYYGQKLGLTKEESLKQNVGQGEAEIKSDLRVPGESTRPPRGPATRQRDGHFKKRSRPDLRTRARRNLYKKQEPEQAEVAKDTQSVAPDMPLYKDGEAEKDSAGAGGPHPPGTSSAAPDPESPEFLAETGASRIQSDPDDLARVSASPDRVLSLPQEAVDLEPKDQKRKSFEQAASASFPEKKPRLEDRQSFRNTIESVHTEKPQPTKEEPKVPPIRIQLSRIKPPWVVKGQPTYQICPRIIPITESSCRGWTGARTLADIKARALQVRGARGHHCHREAATTAIGGGGGPGGGGGGATDEGGGRDSSSGDGGEARGHPEPRGAPSTSGKCASDLQRTQLLPPCPLNGEHTQAGVAVSRACREDLAPLRREKSCPLQRVPDVLTSALEDTSPLPVAPTGDQPCQALPPLSSKTPAAERAAEQPVLHLDGRTECGFGTASWEGDNEERGPTIPPENGPVQSLAGDVVLEEGTCQALDRGSSPTMKDPVTVTPSSIPKSSLAGCLQDRQFDDESGLGDSGPPSRESVTRQENLKTEALDSTGAAPWVPPLLSDKAVGRPDPDSRDDVPSVEPQVREEWEKAAPLVPALPMRLTAEDGLDPSGQLWTVPSQGCVDSTGSDCKQLEVEKLRINGDSEALSPHGESTDTASDFEGHLSEDSSEADPGEATVKKRSLAVERDEKQDWRCSASLSKVNGDLSLVTRTDGMVVPQSWVSRVCAVPQKIPDSLLLASTEYQPRPLSLGRPGSSVEATNPLVMQLLQGSLPLEKVLPPAHGGSKPESPRLPLTKEQGRGGSLRMGCLQDPGGNSCRAGRSGPPSLRASKESLLPESCEASTDLATQAPGAPPKISKTVPSVDSLYPVTNPTAASGKVEVDSKGQLSLFSFEDRLEAHDLSQGSNSRAAPGNLTTSRAPGFSSPNVISSDPKQTGRALGDQNSARGQGKKLFGSKTEAAALQCSRPVEPTPLPAGAPPSFPSRKLGPSKNSVSGGVQTAREDWAPKPPPVSVGSTKSEKTFGGGPLKANAENRNAVGPGPRELVDHLQGMPFVLDLPFWKLPREPGKGLTQPLEPSSIPSQLNIKQAFYGKLSKLQLSSTSFNYSSSSPTFPKGLAGSVVQLSHKANFGASHSASLSLQMFTDSSTVESISLQCACSLKAMIMCQGCGAFCHDDCIGPSKLCVLCLVVR from the exons AAGGATGCCCTGCAGTGGTCTCGCAATCCAGCTGCAGTGGAGGGAGAGGAGCCAGAGGACACAGCTGATGTGGAGAGCTGTGGGTCTAATGAAGCCAGCACTGTGAGTGGTGAAAATGATG TTTCTCTTGATGAAACGTCTTCTAATGCATCCTGTTCTACAGAATCTCAAAGTCGGCCTCTTTCCAATCCCAGGGACAGCTACAGAGCTTCATCACAG GcaaacaagcaaaagaaaaagaccGGGGTGATGCTGCCTCGAGTTGTCCTGACTCCTTTGAAGGTAAACGGGGCCCACGTGGAATCTGCATCAG GGTTCTCGGGCCGCCACGCCGATGGCGAGAGCGGCAGCCcgtccagcagcagcagcagcggctcTTTGGCCCTGGGCAGCACTGCTATTCGTGGCCAGGCCGAGGTCGCCCGGGACCCTGCCCCGCTCCTGAGAGGCTTCCGGAAGCCGGCCACAG GTCCAATGAAGCGCAACAGAGGAGAAGAGATCGACTTTGAGACGCCTGGGTCCATTCTTGTCAACACCAACCTCCGGGCCCTGATCAACTCCCGGACCTTCCACGCCCTGCCGTCCCACTTCCAGCAGCagctcctctgcctcctgcctgaaGTGGACAGACAG GCGGGAACAGATGGCCTGTTGCGTCTCAGCAGCAGCGCACTGAACAACGAGTTTTTCACCCACGCGGCTCAGAGCTGGCGGGAACGCCTGGCTGATG GCGAGTTCACTCATGAGATGCAAGTCAGGATACGACAGgaaatggagaaggaaaagaaggtggAACAATGGAAAGAAAAGTTCTTTGAAGACTACTACGGACAGAA GTTGGGTTTGACCAAAGAAGAGTCGCTGAAGCAGAATGTGGGCCAGGGGGAGGCTGAAATCAAGAGTGACTTGCGTGTCCCAGGAGAATCAACACGGCCACCGCGTGGTCCGGCCACCCGGCAACGAGATGGGCATTTCAAGAAACGCTCCCGGCCAGATCTCCGAACCAGAGCCCGAAGGAATCTGTACAAAAAGCAGGAGCCAGAGCAAGCAGAGGTTGCTAAGGACACACAGTCTGTGGCACCAGACATGCCCCTCTACAAGGATGGGGAGGCTGAGAAAGACTCAGCAGGGGCGGGTGGTCCCCACCCCCCTGGCACATCCTCTGCAGCACCCGACCCAGAGAGTCCCGAATTCCTGGCGGAGACTGGAGCTTCGCGGATCCAGTCTGATCCAGACGACCTGGCACGTGTCTCTGCGTCTCCAGACAGAGTTCTCAGCTTGCCTCAGGAAGCTGTGGATCTGGAACCCAAGGATCAGAAGAGGAAATCCTTTGAGCAGGCGGCCTCTGCATCCTTTCCCGAAAAGAAGCCCCGGCTTGAAGATCGTCAGTCCTTTCGTAACACAATTGAAAGTGTTCACACCGAAAAGCCACAGCCCACCAAAGAGGAGCCCAAAGTCCCGCCCATCCGG ATTCAACTTTCACGTATCAAACCACCCTGGGTGGTTAAAGGTCAGCCCACTTACCAGATATGCCCCCGCATCATCCCCATCACGGAGTCCTCCTGCCGGGGCTGGACTGGCGCCAGGACCCTTGCAGACATTAAAGCCCGTGCTCTGCAGGTCCGAGGGGCGAGAGGCCACCACTGCCATCGAGAGGCGGCCACCACTGCCATCGGAGGGGGGGGTGGCCCGGGTGGAGGTGGCGGCGGGGCCACCGATGAGGGAGGTGGCAGAGACAGCagcagtggtgatggtggtgaggcCCGTGGCcaccctgagcccaggggagcccCGAGCACCTCTGGAAAGTGTGCGTCAGATCTACAGCGAACACAACTACTGCCGCCTTGTCCTCTAAATGGGGAGCACACCCAGGCTGGAGTTGCTGTATCCAGAGCCTGCAGAGAGGACCTGGCTCCTCTCAGAAGGGAGAAGAGCTGCCCGCTGCAGAGGGTTCCAGATGTCCTCACAAGTGCGCTGGAAGATACCTCCCCACTTCCCGTTGCTCCCACTGGGGACCAGCCATGCCAGGCTTTGCCTCCACTGTCCTCCAAAACCCCAGCAGCTGAGAGAGCAGCTGAACAACCTGTGTTGCATCTAGATGGTAGAACTGAATGTGGGTTTGGTACTGCCTCCTGGGAAGGAGATAATGAAGAGCGAGGACCCACTATCCCCCCAGAGAATGGGCCTGTTCAGTCTCTAGCAGGGGATGTTGTATTAGAAGAAGGAACCTGCCAGGCTCTAGACCGTGGCAGTAGTCCCACCATGAAGGATCCTGTGACTGTGACCCCCAGTTCCATCCCCAAATCATCACTGGCTGGTTGCCTGCAAGACAGGCAGTTTGATGATGAATCAGGACTTGGTGACTCAGGCCCACCCTCGAGGGAAAGTGTTACTAGGCAAGAAAACTTGAAAACCGAGGCTCTCGACTCCACCGGTGCTGCTCCTTGGGTGCCTCCCCTGTTAAGTGATAAGGCAGTGGGGCGGCCTGATCCTGACTCCAGAGATGACGTCCCATCTGTTGAGCCCCAGGTCCGAGAGGAGTGGGAGAAAGCTGCTCCCCTCGTGCCGGCATTGCCTATGAGGTTGACTGCTGAGGACGGCCTGGACCCTTCTGGACAGCTCTGGACGGTGCCATCTCAAGGGTGTGTTGACAGCACTGGCAGTGACTGCAAACAGCTGGAGGTTGAAAAGCTGAGAATCAATGGAGACTCTGAAGCACTGAGTCCTCACGGCGAGTCCACAGACACAGCCTCTGACTTTGAAGGTCACCTCTCTGAGGACAGCAGTGAGGCTGACCCTGGTGAAGCCACAGTGAAGAAGAGGTCCTTGGCGGTGGAGCGGGATGAGAAACAGGACTGGCGCTGCTCTGCCTCACTCTCCAAGGTGAACGGTGACCTGAGCCTGGTCACGAGGACAGATGGGATGGTTGTTCCTCAGAGCTGGGTGTCCCGAGTCTGTGCGGTTCCTCAAAAGATCCCGGACTCCCTGCTACTGGCCAGTACCGAGTACCAGCCAAGGCCATTGTCCCTCGGGAGGCCTGGGTCCTCAGTGGAGGCCACGAACCCGCTTGTGATGCAGTTGCTGCAGGGCAGCTTGCCCCTGGAGAAGGTTCTTCCTCCAGCCCACGGTGGCAGCAAACCCGAATCCCCACGACTCCCACTGACGAAAGAGCAGGGCCGTGGTGGCTCCCTGAGGATGGGATGTTTGCAAGACCCTGGGGGAAACAGCTGCAGAGCTGGCCGGAGCGGCCCCCCCTCTTTAAGAGCTTCAAAGGAGTCTCTCCTACCTGAGAGCTGTGAAGCAAGCACCGATCTTGCCACCCAGGCTCCTGGAGCACCCCCCAAAATTTCCAAGACAGTCCCAAGCGTAGACTCACTATATCCAGTGACAAATCCGACAGCTGCCTCTGGGAAAGTAGAAGTGGATTCCAAAGGGCAGCTCTCTCTCTTTAGTTTTGAAGATCGGCTGGAAGCCCATGACCTGTCCCAGGGCAGTAATTCACGTGCTGCCCCAGGAAACCTCACTACCTCGAGAGCCCCTGGTTTCTCATCTCCAAATGTGATCTCCTCGGATCCCAAACAGACAGGTCGAGCCCTGGGTGATCAGAACAGTGCTAGAGGCCAAGGGAAGAAGCTCTTTGGCTCCAAGACCGAGGCTGCAGCCCTTCAGTGCTCCAGGCCTGTGGAGCCCACGCCACTGCCCGCTGGTGCCcctcccagttttcccagtaGGAAGTTGGGGCCAAGCAAAAACTCTGTGTCTGGTGGGGTCCAGACTGCCAGGGAAGACTGGGCTCCAAAGCCACCACCCGTCTCTGTTGGCAGCACTAAGAGCGAGAAGACTTTTGGTGGGGGTCCTCTCAAAgcgaatgcagagaacagaaatgCAGTGGGGCCTGGTCCTCGGGAACTGGTGGACCACTTGCAAGGGATGCCCTTTGTCCTTGATTTGCCCTTCTGGAAATTACCCCGAGAGCCTGGGAAAGGGCTCACTCAGCCTCTGGAGCCTTCTTCCATACCCTCCCAACTCAACATCAAACAGGCATTTTACGGGAAGCTTTCCAAACTCCAACTAAGTTCCACCAGCTTTAATTATTCCTCCAGCTCCCCCACCTTTCCCAAAGGCCTTGCTGGAAGTGTGGTGCAGCTGAGCCACAAAGCAAACTTTGGTGCGAGCCACAGTGCATCACTTTCCTTGCAGATGTTCACCGATAGCAGTACGGTGGAAAGCATCTCGCTCCAGTGTGCTTGCAGCCTGAAAGCCATGATCATGTGCCAGGGCTGTGGTGCATTCTGTCACGATGACTGTATTGGACCCTCAAAGCTCTGTGTATTGTGCCTTGTGGTGAGATAA
- the ASXL1 gene encoding polycomb group protein ASXL1 isoform X1, with protein sequence MYCGSEHQNFTAYQRKSSFKNMSTNVLENYSDAPMTPKQILQVIEAEGLKEMSGTSPLACLNAMLHSNSRGAEGLFYKLPGRISLFTLKKDALQWSRNPAAVEGEEPEDTADVESCGSNEASTVSGENDVSLDETSSNASCSTESQSRPLSNPRDSYRASSQANKQKKKTGVMLPRVVLTPLKVNGAHVESASGFSGRHADGESGSPSSSSSSGSLALGSTAIRGQAEVARDPAPLLRGFRKPATGPMKRNRGEEIDFETPGSILVNTNLRALINSRTFHALPSHFQQQLLCLLPEVDRQAGTDGLLRLSSSALNNEFFTHAAQSWRERLADGEFTHEMQVRIRQEMEKEKKVEQWKEKFFEDYYGQKLGLTKEESLKQNVGQGEAEIKSDLRVPGESTRPPRGPATRQRDGHFKKRSRPDLRTRARRNLYKKQEPEQAEVAKDTQSVAPDMPLYKDGEAEKDSAGAGGPHPPGTSSAAPDPESPEFLAETGASRIQSDPDDLARVSASPDRVLSLPQEAVDLEPKDQKRKSFEQAASASFPEKKPRLEDRQSFRNTIESVHTEKPQPTKEEPKVPPIRIQLSRIKPPWVVKGQPTYQICPRIIPITESSCRGWTGARTLADIKARALQVRGARGHHCHREAATTAIGGGGGPGGGGGGATDEGGGRDSSSGDGGEARGHPEPRGAPSTSGKCASDLQRTQLLPPCPLNGEHTQAGVAVSRACREDLAPLRREKSCPLQRVPDVLTSALEDTSPLPVAPTGDQPCQALPPLSSKTPAAERAAEQPVLHLDGRTECGFGTASWEGDNEERGPTIPPENGPVQSLAGDVVLEEGTCQALDRGSSPTMKDPVTVTPSSIPKSSLAGCLQDRQFDDESGLGDSGPPSRESVTRQENLKTEALDSTGAAPWVPPLLSDKAVGRPDPDSRDDVPSVEPQVREEWEKAAPLVPALPMRLTAEDGLDPSGQLWTVPSQGCVDSTGSDCKQLEVEKLRINGDSEALSPHGESTDTASDFEGHLSEDSSEADPGEATVKKRSLAVERDEKQDWRCSASLSKVNGDLSLVTRTDGMVVPQSWVSRVCAVPQKIPDSLLLASTEYQPRPLSLGRPGSSVEATNPLVMQLLQGSLPLEKVLPPAHGGSKPESPRLPLTKEQGRGGSLRMGCLQDPGGNSCRAGRSGPPSLRASKESLLPESCEASTDLATQAPGAPPKISKTVPSVDSLYPVTNPTAASGKVEVDSKGQLSLFSFEDRLEAHDLSQGSNSRAAPGNLTTSRAPGFSSPNVISSDPKQTGRALGDQNSARGQGKKLFGSKTEAAALQCSRPVEPTPLPAGAPPSFPSRKLGPSKNSVSGGVQTAREDWAPKPPPVSVGSTKSEKTFGGGPLKANAENRNAVGPGPRELVDHLQGMPFVLDLPFWKLPREPGKGLTQPLEPSSIPSQLNIKQAFYGKLSKLQLSSTSFNYSSSSPTFPKGLAGSVVQLSHKANFGASHSASLSLQMFTDSSTVESISLQCACSLKAMIMCQGCGAFCHDDCIGPSKLCVLCLVVR encoded by the exons AAGGATGCCCTGCAGTGGTCTCGCAATCCAGCTGCAGTGGAGGGAGAGGAGCCAGAGGACACAGCTGATGTGGAGAGCTGTGGGTCTAATGAAGCCAGCACTGTGAGTGGTGAAAATGATG TTTCTCTTGATGAAACGTCTTCTAATGCATCCTGTTCTACAGAATCTCAAAGTCGGCCTCTTTCCAATCCCAGGGACAGCTACAGAGCTTCATCACAG GcaaacaagcaaaagaaaaagaccGGGGTGATGCTGCCTCGAGTTGTCCTGACTCCTTTGAAGGTAAACGGGGCCCACGTGGAATCTGCATCAG GGTTCTCGGGCCGCCACGCCGATGGCGAGAGCGGCAGCCcgtccagcagcagcagcagcggctcTTTGGCCCTGGGCAGCACTGCTATTCGTGGCCAGGCCGAGGTCGCCCGGGACCCTGCCCCGCTCCTGAGAGGCTTCCGGAAGCCGGCCACAG GTCCAATGAAGCGCAACAGAGGAGAAGAGATCGACTTTGAGACGCCTGGGTCCATTCTTGTCAACACCAACCTCCGGGCCCTGATCAACTCCCGGACCTTCCACGCCCTGCCGTCCCACTTCCAGCAGCagctcctctgcctcctgcctgaaGTGGACAGACAG GCGGGAACAGATGGCCTGTTGCGTCTCAGCAGCAGCGCACTGAACAACGAGTTTTTCACCCACGCGGCTCAGAGCTGGCGGGAACGCCTGGCTGATG GCGAGTTCACTCATGAGATGCAAGTCAGGATACGACAGgaaatggagaaggaaaagaaggtggAACAATGGAAAGAAAAGTTCTTTGAAGACTACTACGGACAGAA GTTGGGTTTGACCAAAGAAGAGTCGCTGAAGCAGAATGTGGGCCAGGGGGAGGCTGAAATCAAGAGTGACTTGCGTGTCCCAGGAGAATCAACACGGCCACCGCGTGGTCCGGCCACCCGGCAACGAGATGGGCATTTCAAGAAACGCTCCCGGCCAGATCTCCGAACCAGAGCCCGAAGGAATCTGTACAAAAAGCAGGAGCCAGAGCAAGCAGAGGTTGCTAAGGACACACAGTCTGTGGCACCAGACATGCCCCTCTACAAGGATGGGGAGGCTGAGAAAGACTCAGCAGGGGCGGGTGGTCCCCACCCCCCTGGCACATCCTCTGCAGCACCCGACCCAGAGAGTCCCGAATTCCTGGCGGAGACTGGAGCTTCGCGGATCCAGTCTGATCCAGACGACCTGGCACGTGTCTCTGCGTCTCCAGACAGAGTTCTCAGCTTGCCTCAGGAAGCTGTGGATCTGGAACCCAAGGATCAGAAGAGGAAATCCTTTGAGCAGGCGGCCTCTGCATCCTTTCCCGAAAAGAAGCCCCGGCTTGAAGATCGTCAGTCCTTTCGTAACACAATTGAAAGTGTTCACACCGAAAAGCCACAGCCCACCAAAGAGGAGCCCAAAGTCCCGCCCATCCGG ATTCAACTTTCACGTATCAAACCACCCTGGGTGGTTAAAGGTCAGCCCACTTACCAGATATGCCCCCGCATCATCCCCATCACGGAGTCCTCCTGCCGGGGCTGGACTGGCGCCAGGACCCTTGCAGACATTAAAGCCCGTGCTCTGCAGGTCCGAGGGGCGAGAGGCCACCACTGCCATCGAGAGGCGGCCACCACTGCCATCGGAGGGGGGGGTGGCCCGGGTGGAGGTGGCGGCGGGGCCACCGATGAGGGAGGTGGCAGAGACAGCagcagtggtgatggtggtgaggcCCGTGGCcaccctgagcccaggggagcccCGAGCACCTCTGGAAAGTGTGCGTCAGATCTACAGCGAACACAACTACTGCCGCCTTGTCCTCTAAATGGGGAGCACACCCAGGCTGGAGTTGCTGTATCCAGAGCCTGCAGAGAGGACCTGGCTCCTCTCAGAAGGGAGAAGAGCTGCCCGCTGCAGAGGGTTCCAGATGTCCTCACAAGTGCGCTGGAAGATACCTCCCCACTTCCCGTTGCTCCCACTGGGGACCAGCCATGCCAGGCTTTGCCTCCACTGTCCTCCAAAACCCCAGCAGCTGAGAGAGCAGCTGAACAACCTGTGTTGCATCTAGATGGTAGAACTGAATGTGGGTTTGGTACTGCCTCCTGGGAAGGAGATAATGAAGAGCGAGGACCCACTATCCCCCCAGAGAATGGGCCTGTTCAGTCTCTAGCAGGGGATGTTGTATTAGAAGAAGGAACCTGCCAGGCTCTAGACCGTGGCAGTAGTCCCACCATGAAGGATCCTGTGACTGTGACCCCCAGTTCCATCCCCAAATCATCACTGGCTGGTTGCCTGCAAGACAGGCAGTTTGATGATGAATCAGGACTTGGTGACTCAGGCCCACCCTCGAGGGAAAGTGTTACTAGGCAAGAAAACTTGAAAACCGAGGCTCTCGACTCCACCGGTGCTGCTCCTTGGGTGCCTCCCCTGTTAAGTGATAAGGCAGTGGGGCGGCCTGATCCTGACTCCAGAGATGACGTCCCATCTGTTGAGCCCCAGGTCCGAGAGGAGTGGGAGAAAGCTGCTCCCCTCGTGCCGGCATTGCCTATGAGGTTGACTGCTGAGGACGGCCTGGACCCTTCTGGACAGCTCTGGACGGTGCCATCTCAAGGGTGTGTTGACAGCACTGGCAGTGACTGCAAACAGCTGGAGGTTGAAAAGCTGAGAATCAATGGAGACTCTGAAGCACTGAGTCCTCACGGCGAGTCCACAGACACAGCCTCTGACTTTGAAGGTCACCTCTCTGAGGACAGCAGTGAGGCTGACCCTGGTGAAGCCACAGTGAAGAAGAGGTCCTTGGCGGTGGAGCGGGATGAGAAACAGGACTGGCGCTGCTCTGCCTCACTCTCCAAGGTGAACGGTGACCTGAGCCTGGTCACGAGGACAGATGGGATGGTTGTTCCTCAGAGCTGGGTGTCCCGAGTCTGTGCGGTTCCTCAAAAGATCCCGGACTCCCTGCTACTGGCCAGTACCGAGTACCAGCCAAGGCCATTGTCCCTCGGGAGGCCTGGGTCCTCAGTGGAGGCCACGAACCCGCTTGTGATGCAGTTGCTGCAGGGCAGCTTGCCCCTGGAGAAGGTTCTTCCTCCAGCCCACGGTGGCAGCAAACCCGAATCCCCACGACTCCCACTGACGAAAGAGCAGGGCCGTGGTGGCTCCCTGAGGATGGGATGTTTGCAAGACCCTGGGGGAAACAGCTGCAGAGCTGGCCGGAGCGGCCCCCCCTCTTTAAGAGCTTCAAAGGAGTCTCTCCTACCTGAGAGCTGTGAAGCAAGCACCGATCTTGCCACCCAGGCTCCTGGAGCACCCCCCAAAATTTCCAAGACAGTCCCAAGCGTAGACTCACTATATCCAGTGACAAATCCGACAGCTGCCTCTGGGAAAGTAGAAGTGGATTCCAAAGGGCAGCTCTCTCTCTTTAGTTTTGAAGATCGGCTGGAAGCCCATGACCTGTCCCAGGGCAGTAATTCACGTGCTGCCCCAGGAAACCTCACTACCTCGAGAGCCCCTGGTTTCTCATCTCCAAATGTGATCTCCTCGGATCCCAAACAGACAGGTCGAGCCCTGGGTGATCAGAACAGTGCTAGAGGCCAAGGGAAGAAGCTCTTTGGCTCCAAGACCGAGGCTGCAGCCCTTCAGTGCTCCAGGCCTGTGGAGCCCACGCCACTGCCCGCTGGTGCCcctcccagttttcccagtaGGAAGTTGGGGCCAAGCAAAAACTCTGTGTCTGGTGGGGTCCAGACTGCCAGGGAAGACTGGGCTCCAAAGCCACCACCCGTCTCTGTTGGCAGCACTAAGAGCGAGAAGACTTTTGGTGGGGGTCCTCTCAAAgcgaatgcagagaacagaaatgCAGTGGGGCCTGGTCCTCGGGAACTGGTGGACCACTTGCAAGGGATGCCCTTTGTCCTTGATTTGCCCTTCTGGAAATTACCCCGAGAGCCTGGGAAAGGGCTCACTCAGCCTCTGGAGCCTTCTTCCATACCCTCCCAACTCAACATCAAACAGGCATTTTACGGGAAGCTTTCCAAACTCCAACTAAGTTCCACCAGCTTTAATTATTCCTCCAGCTCCCCCACCTTTCCCAAAGGCCTTGCTGGAAGTGTGGTGCAGCTGAGCCACAAAGCAAACTTTGGTGCGAGCCACAGTGCATCACTTTCCTTGCAGATGTTCACCGATAGCAGTACGGTGGAAAGCATCTCGCTCCAGTGTGCTTGCAGCCTGAAAGCCATGATCATGTGCCAGGGCTGTGGTGCATTCTGTCACGATGACTGTATTGGACCCTCAAAGCTCTGTGTATTGTGCCTTGTGGTGAGATAA